In Dehalococcoidia bacterium, one DNA window encodes the following:
- a CDS encoding transposase yields LLHGEEKSVYGDKAYSNTGKSQEFESQGIEWHIDRKGSAGHPLTQEDKDWNHEQHRTRAKGEHAFLVVKHLWGYRKVRYNGLAKNAAQVFSLFALANLYMVRKDLLMIRA; encoded by the coding sequence ATCTGCTTCATGGAGAAGAAAAGTCTGTTTATGGAGACAAGGCTTATTCCAATACCGGAAAGAGTCAGGAGTTTGAATCCCAGGGAATCGAGTGGCATATTGATCGTAAAGGAAGTGCCGGTCATCCCTTGACTCAAGAAGACAAAGACTGGAATCATGAGCAACATCGGACACGGGCGAAAGGAGAACATGCCTTCCTGGTGGTCAAACATCTGTGGGGTTATCGGAAGGTGAGATACAATGGTCTGGCAAAAAATGCGGCTCAAGTGTTCAGCCTATTCGCTCTGGCCAACTTATACATGGTTCGCAAGGACTTGCTGATGATTAGGGCGTAG